Genomic window (Lutra lutra chromosome 17, mLutLut1.2, whole genome shotgun sequence):
aaaactaaatcagaagacagtatcaaggaagaaaaaccagatagTAAGAAGGCggaggaaaacataaagacagatgAACCATCAAGTGAGGAGAGTGATctagaaattgacaatgaagGTGTGATTGAACCAGATACCGATGCCCCtcaagaaatgggagatgaaaatgtagagataaccgaggaaatgatggatcaggcaaatgataaaaaagtggCTGCCATTGATGCCCTAAATGATGGTGAACTACAGAAAACCATTGACTTGTTCACAGATGCCATCAAACTAAATCCTCGCTTGGCCATTCTGTATGCCAAGAGAGCCAGTGTCTTCATCAAATTACAGAAGCCAAATGCTGCCATTCGAGACTGTGACAGAGCTATTGAAATAAATCCTGATTCAGCTCAGCCTTATAAGTGGCGTGGGAAAGCACATAGACTTCTGGGCCATTGGGAAGAAGCAGCACATGATCTTGCCCTTGCTTGTAAACTGGATTATGATGAAGATGCTAGTGCAATGCTGAAAGAAGTTCAACCGAGGGCCCAGAAAATTGCTGAACATCAGAGAAAATATGAGCGAAAACGTGAAGAGcgagagatcaaagaaagaatagaaagggttaagaaggctcgggaagaacatgagagagcccagagggaggaagacGCCAGACGACAATCAGGAGCTCAGTATGGCTCTTTCCCAGGTGGCTTTCCTGGGGGAATGCCTGGTACTTTTCCTGGAGGAATGCCTGGAATGGCAGGGGGGATGCCTGGAATGGCGGGAATGCCTGGGCTCAATGAAACTCTTAGTGATCCGGAAGTTCTTGCCGCCATGCAGGATCCAGAAGTTATGGTGGCCTTCCAGGATGTGGCCCAGAACCCAGCGAGTATGTCAAAATATCAGAGCAACCCAAAGGTTATGAATCTCATCAGTAAATTGTCAGCCAAATTTGGAGGTCAAGCATAATGCCCTTATGACAAATAAAGCCCTTGCTGAAGGAAAAGCAACTTCGATCACCTAATGGATGTCGCAATAATACAAATCAGTGTACCTCCGACCTTCtcatgaagaaagctggggtgctgtgaagagaatccctacccctctgctccccatgcaACTGAAACATTCTACAATTGTTGCCATTAGGGTATTCATTCAGATAATGTTTTCCTACTAGGAACTACaaactttaaacactttttaaaccttaaaaatatttaaaaacatattaaaagggtATGTTagtccctaaaaaaaaaaaaaaaactcctagaaggaaacataggcagtaatctctttgatatctgctttagcaatatttttcGAGGTATATCTCCTAagacaaaggcaacaaaaaccaaaataaactattgagattataccaaaataaaaagcttttgcacagtgaagaaaaccaacaaaacaacaaagaaaatcaacaaagcaaaaaggcaacctactgtaataggaaaagatatttgcaaattatatatctgataaggggttaatatccaaagcaTATAAAGTACTTATACAACTGAACATCAAAAAAGCCAACAATCtgataaaaatggacagaggaccaaAACAGACAtatctccaaggaagacatccaggtggccaatagacccatgaaaagatgctcaacgtcactcatcatcagggaaatgcaaatgaaaaccacaacgGCGGCGGGGGGCCCAACTGGCTCggttggaagaacatgtgactcttcctctcaaggtcatgagttcgagccccatgttgggtgtagagattacttaaataaataaaacacaaaataaaacaaaagcaaaaacagacccataaacacagGGAAGGGATTGttcccagagaagggagggggaagggttaATGGGTTAAGGGGAGTTGGAGGTACAGCCTTCCAGgtataagtcatggggatgaaaggtacagcaggGGCAGTGGAGTCACGATAGCATAAAAACATGCTGTGTTCACCACTCTGTGGTACCCCTGAACTAATGTCacattgtgtgccaactatatttccattaaaaacaataatctgCATGCTGGGTTTAGCTCCACAGACTGCCATCTCCCTTCTCCAAACTCATCTGCATGGCTCACTCCTTCATTCAGATAGCTCATCAAATTCTCCTCCTCACAGAAGCCTTTCTGATCACCTTATGGGAAACAGGCACCTCCATCCCTCTGCGGCCATGAATTGCTATATCTTCTTGAGGTGCCCACAGCTCCCTGATGTCAGGATATATGTGTGTTTACCTGTATACAGCCTCTGCCCTCTTGGAAAGTAACAAGAGGGCAGGACCTGAGCTGTCAGCTTGCTGCTGTGTCCATGGGGCTTggctcatagtaggtgctcaaggaATGTTTAGTGAACCAACAGACGTTATAGAGGCATGGACTCTGGAATCAGATAGACCTGGGCATAAATCCCGGCTCTGCCTTGTCCCTTCCATGGGTCCTGGATCCGTGAGCCCCAGTGACCTCCTCTAACAAGTGAGGGTATGAGTCTCTTTGCACCATCGGGGTGTTGAGAGAGCTCTGTGAACTCAAGCTTGTCACATACTTGGCAGAGCCCCTGACGGTATAAAAACCTGGTGTCTGAGAACTGTTCTTAATGTCCTTCCTGGACCTCCCAAAGCCCAGGTAAAGGTGCACAGATATCTTCTTCCCAGGTGGGGCACTGATGAAAGGAAGTGGGGGGAGAATCCCAAACAAGAGGTTGGGGTGGTTTTCGGCAGTGTCAGCTTACAGCTGGGTTGTGCCCCGGTCCTGACCcttccctgagggcaggggcaggggagggcaggggcagcaaCAGAGCAAAATGAAACCTCCTGTTCTACCAAGGGTCAATCCAGCTCTGAGAGCCCACTGCCATCCCAGGAAAGGTTAAGAAGGTGTTTGCATCTTTGCATTCTAGAACCTGAAAATCCCAAGCCCTCTCTATTAACATGAGTATCTGGATTCctgcagaaaaagaggaaattgctctccccctcctctgttCCTGGGCACCAGGAGCTCCCTGCAGAAAAGAACAGTCACATCCATCCAGAGCCTTCTGCATTCCAACCTTGGGGACTCACAGACACTGCCCTTCATTATCCCTTCAGCCTCCCTCTGGCAAGCAAAGGGTAAATAAAAGGCAGTGGGAACGTGGCTTCCTTATTCAGTCCTACACCTGGAGAGTTGACCTGGGGTTGACATGGGGTTGACATGGGGTTCGAAGCAGAGATGGGGGAGCTGAGGAAGTAAAGACAGACTTAAGGAACTGCAGATTTGAGTGGAGCAGAAGGGGGTGAACCCTCTGTCCTCCCGAAAGCACATCAATGCAGACGAGAACACAGCACTAACCAGTTCCCCTAGAAAGAGCAATTAGGGGAGGAAAAAGCCAAGGAGAAGCATGTGGAAGAAGGTTACAGGCAGAATCAAACAACCACAGATATTGCAGGGGATAGCTAACACGGGGGAAAACACTTGAAGGACTTCGAGGAGGGGAAAACACTGAGAAGCTGCAAGCCCCAGAATTCCGGAGGCGAGCTGGCTGGGAACAAGGGGCAAGAGTCAGAGAGGCACAGCTGGAAGGCACCGGGAGGGGGGTTCTCACATGGcatggggtgcgggggggggcaGGTGAAGACATACTCCCAGGGGCGGGAGATCTCAGAAGAGAGAGTCACAGAGAGTCAGAGCAGGTCGGGAGGATGTCTTATTGTCTGCTGGGCCGTTGGTGGCTGTCAACCAGCTGAGAGGGGGCACCCGCTCTCAGCCCCCAGTCCCCTCCGAGGCCAAATCTCTTGCTGGTGGCCTGGGGGTGGTCAGTATTTGAGTGTAGGGGATGGTACGTATTAAAGGGCATTGAATGCCAGGCTGAGGAGCTTGGACTTTTTTTCCTAGGTCCTGGAACACGGTTGCTGAGTGATGAGTCCCACTGCACACAGTGCTTCACTCGGTTTACTAAAGAGGAGCTTAAGGACCACCTGGGTGAGTGCTGAGGCAGAGACCCTCAGACCATCCGTgatcagaggaggaaggagatgagCTTACCAGGTAAGAACTGAGTGGTACCACTGGGACAGTCACTCCTCTTGAACTGGTCTCCATGATAGATTACAGTGTCACTTTCCACCTGTATTACTGTACATCCTGCCTCTAATCTGTCCTCGCCTTCTCTATGGAGCCAGAGCGAGCTTTCTCAGTATCACCAGGTCTTTAGTTCATTCATTAACTgaatcaacaaatattaattgaataccAACTAAGCTTAGGCACTGGAGATAGAGCAAAGAATAAAACAGACGAACATACCCTACTCTCATGGAGTTAGCATTTTGGCTGGGTTACCTCCCACGCACCGCTGTATTTCTCTAGGGTCGATGGCTAGAGCTGGGGTTGTTGGCTTGGACTTGGCACTGCGAAATTGAATTAGCTTATACTCTCATGACAGTATGTAAAGAAAGATCCCTGTGTTGTCATTCAATCCCCGATCCCGTGAGTTATAACATCTTGCTAATCCAATGAGTGTAAATTCTATCttgctttcatttacttttctctaaTTGGCTGGATGCTGAGTTGAGCATGTGTGTTGGCCCAGTTTCCTGCACTGAGGACGgtctctgaatctttttttttttttaattggtttataagAGTTTGTTAATTCTTGGTTGGAAGGTCCCAGCCCCTTTGGAGGTCTCAGCCCCTGGCTGGGTCAGGCCCTCCTGGGATGATCTTACTTTATGATTAACCTCAAGATCAATGGATTTGGTACTCTAATTACATCCGGAAAATCCCTTTTGTCATATAATGTAACATAGTCATGGGATTGACATTCTATCCTATTCACACGTCCCATCCACACTCAAGGGAAGATTATATGAAGGTGTTGGTCCTTGCGGGATCATTTTTAGAATTCTGCTTACCACACTTATTCCAAGAagttaaaccatttttttcttcttaaaggagTAGCGTTTGATTTCACAGATTCTCTCTACAGTTCTTATTGTTTTAATGCTTCATTCATTGCTGTTATTatgtttcttatttccttccctttcccttttagAACACATTGctctgggggcgtctgggtggctcagtgggtttagcctctgccttcggctcaggtcatgatctcagggtcctgggattgagccccacatcgggctctctgctcagcggggagcctgcttcctcctctctctctgcctgcctttctgcctacttgtgaactctgcaAAGTCATGAACTGGAGAGAAAGGAGACTGAAgggcagacagaggaggggtAAAAAACAAGACTAAAAGTTTCAGTAGGAAAAGTTTTTGCAACTGCTTGGCATGGTCACTGATCAGCAGCCTTTGATAGTAGGTACAACTGTGCCAGAACCTAGTGGGTGATTGTCAGTATTAGagctgctgattttttaaaaaatatattttatttatttatttgacagagaaggcagagagagaagggtaggggaagcaagctcccttctgagcagagagcccgattcagggctcgatcccaggaccctgggatcatgacctgacctaaaggcagaggctttaacccactgagccacccaggcacccctgatcttcTCTTTATTGTtgatgatttctctctctctctcattctctttctttctgcattGCGAATGGCTGTATTGTCTTTGATATTATTTCCTCAACATTTATGTCTTGGCCTGGTTTGTGgctaatatttataaaacctCACGTGGGATTGAAAGGAAT
Coding sequences:
- the LOC125088696 gene encoding hsc70-interacting protein-like; protein product: MDPRKVSELRAFVKMCKQDPSVLHTEEMRFLWEWVESMGGKIPPATHKTKSEDSIKEEKPDSKKAEENIKTDEPSSEESDLEIDNEGVIEPDTDAPQEMGDENVEITEEMMDQANDKKVAAIDALNDGELQKTIDLFTDAIKLNPRLAILYAKRASVFIKLQKPNAAIRDCDRAIEINPDSAQPYKWRGKAHRLLGHWEEAAHDLALACKLDYDEDASAMLKEVQPRAQKIAEHQRKYERKREEREIKERIERVKKAREEHERAQREEDARRQSGAQYGSFPGGFPGGMPGTFPGGMPGMAGGMPGMAGMPGLNETLSDPEVLAAMQDPEVMVAFQDVAQNPASMSKYQSNPKVMNLISKLSAKFGGQA